Proteins co-encoded in one Macrobrachium rosenbergii isolate ZJJX-2024 chromosome 54, ASM4041242v1, whole genome shotgun sequence genomic window:
- the LOC136834664 gene encoding general transcription factor II-I repeat domain-containing protein 2B-like, which translates to MAIRDDFIRRFADFKAIEGEFDLLSSPFACDIETAAEELQVELIDLQADNSLKRLFENKPLVEFYASLHSEKFKNLKNFARKMFVIFASTYICEQTFSILKVNKSKNRSLLTDSNLQSVLRISTSNLTPNFNKLVNECSQLHHSH; encoded by the coding sequence ATGGCTATAAGAGATGACTTTATCAGAAGATTTGCTGATTTCAAGGCAATTGAAGGGGAGTTTGATTTGCTCAGCTCACCTTTTGCCTGTGACATTGAAACAGCTGCTGAAGAACTGCAGGTAGAACTGATTGATTTGCAAGCCGACAACTCTTTAAAGAggctctttgaaaataaaccacTGGTCGAGTTTTATGCATCTCTGCActcagaaaagtttaaaaatctgaaaaattttgcaAGAAAGATGTTTGTGATATTTGCATCAACTTACATATGTGAGCAGACTTTTTCTATATTGAAAGTTAACAAGTCAAAGAACAGGTCACTTCTCACAGACTCGAATCTTCAGTCAGTGTTAAGAATCAGTACAAGCAACTTGACACCTAATTTCAACAAACTGGTAAATGAATGCAGTCAGTTGCATCATTCTCACTGA
- the LOC136834665 gene encoding general transcription factor II-I repeat domain-containing protein 2A-like, protein MNIQEQVLTASVSFQWFSIALDESNDIQDTAQVLIYIRGIDENFEITEELLSMESLKDTVTGKDLYNSVINSLIRSRLSLDKLARITTDGAPSLIGKHCGLVTLMNDKIKEDFPSHSVLSFHCIIHQESLCRSSFKLKHVMDPVVRAVNLIRARGLNHRQFRSFLEDIEADFTDVLYHTNIRWLSMGKVLKRMWDVKEEVVMFFNMKDISCDFLREMECDEWVCDFAFAVDIMQKAE, encoded by the coding sequence ATGAATATTCAAGAACAGGTGTTAACAGCCAGTGTTAGTTTTCAGTGGTTTTCTATTGCTTTAGATGAGAGTAATGACATTCAGGATACTGCCCAGGTACTCATTTATATCAGAGGAATTGACGAAAACTTCGAAATTACAGAGGAATTGTTATCTATGGAGTCTCTCAAAGACACTGTTACTGGAAAAGATTTATACAATAGTGTCATTAACAGTCTAATCAGGTCTAGATTAAGCCTGGATAAATTGGCAAGAATTACAACTGATGGTGCTCCTTCACTCATAGGCAAACACTGTGGCCTTGTGACCTTGATGAATGATAAAATCAAAGAAGATTTTCCATCGCACAGTGTGTTGTCTTTTCACTGCATCATACATCAAGAAAGCCTCTGTAGATCATCTTTTAAACTCAAACACGTTATGGATCCAGTGGTGCGTGCAGTGAACTTAATAAGAGCACGGGGACTGAATCACAGGCAATTCCGAAGCTTCTTGGAAGACATCGAGGCTGATTTTACTGATGTGCTGTACCACACAAATATCCGATGgttaagtatggggaaagtactGAAGAGGATGTGGGACGTTAAAGAAGaggttgtcatgttttttaatatgaaagacATTTCTTGTGACTTTTTAAGGGAAATGGAGTGTGACGAATGGGTTTGTGATTTTGCATTTGCTGTAGACATTATGCAAAAAGCTGAATGA